The Lycium barbarum isolate Lr01 chromosome 9, ASM1917538v2, whole genome shotgun sequence genome has a segment encoding these proteins:
- the LOC132610229 gene encoding putative protein phosphatase 2C-like protein 44 → MGFKDFQLKIAKKLRLKKFLAKKEGNKKRGSGNGKRLSWLTPITHGYYVAEERPSRGGGARPQTPQNNKLECDKVVVQREQVEEQEWWFYGVFDTRIGGGVTKYLQTHLFDNNLNESQMRRKSKETLKKAHVHAKAKVRETEKLENSWKMGSASAIVINGEKLILLNMGEYKAVVCRDGEAFEINRRQQQTTKPHWSHKLFPVVRRIASDSGKGAGADKPSKSSELVVGSEKIDRDTEFVILASPGIWEVMKQQEAVNLIRHLEDPQEAAECLAKEALTRMSKNNVSCLIIKFE, encoded by the exons ATGGGCTTTAAGGATTTTCAACTCAAGATAGCAAAG AAACTTAGGCTGAAAAAATTTCTTGCCAAAAAAGAAGGAAACAAGAAGAGAGGATCCGGAAATGGAAAGAGGCTTTCATGGCTGACGCCAATAACTCATGGATACTACGTGGCGGAAGAAAGGCCATCGAGAGGCGGTGGGGCCAGGCCACAAACTCCTCAAAATAACAAGCTAGAATGTGATAAAGTGGTGGTGCAAAGGGAACAAGTGGAAGAACAAGAGTGGTGGTTTTATGGTGTTTTTGACACCCGAATTGGTGGTGGAGTTACCAAGTACCTGCAGACTCATTTGTTCGATAACAATCTTAATGAG TCACAGATGAGGAGGAAAAGCAAAGAAACATTGAAAAAGGCACATGTCCATGCAAAAGCTAAGGTCAGGGAAACAGAGAAACTAGAAAACTCCTGGAAAATGGGTTCAGCTTCAGCAATAGTCATCAATGGAGAGAAGCTAATACTGTTAAACATGGGTGAATACAAAGCTGTAGTATGCAGAGATGGCGAAGCTTTCGAAATTAACAGAAGGCAACAGCAAACAACAAAGCCACATTGGTCACATAAGCTCTTCCCAG TTGTAAGAAGAATAGCTTCCGATTCTGGAAAGGGAGCTGGAGCTGATAAGCCTTCTAAAAGCTCGGAACTTGTTGTTGGTTCTGAAAAGATTGATCGCGATACTGAGTTTGTTATCCTAGCGAGTCCTGGCATATGGGAG GTAATGAAGCAGCAAGAGGCAGTGAACTTGATCAGACATTTGGAAGATCCACAAGAAGCTGCTGAATGTTTAGCCAAAGAGGCTTTGACTAGAATGAGCAAAAACAATGTTTCTTGCCTTATTATTAAGTTTGAGTGA